The following are encoded in a window of Primulina eburnea isolate SZY01 chromosome 4, ASM2296580v1, whole genome shotgun sequence genomic DNA:
- the LOC140829337 gene encoding hydroxyproline O-galactosyltransferase GALT6-like, protein MKRATSEAFFSLSRGRSILMLVVFGILNILLVSFEAPFLFNNGFSSVSFEGFSNNGYGLLNPNTFVLESAENLEEKVAPVRPLDNVPQLDRPERIITDFTQTFVSGLNFSAARISESASEAFELGRRLWQELELMEKNSSYEGFSSNNTPTNSSGLKGEDCPLSVTISGKEFSKNGRMAVLPCGLTLGSHITVVGKPKVAHEEANTKISVLRKGHDVMVSQFVMELLGLKTVEGEDPPRILHFNPRLKGDWSGKPVIEQNTRYRMQWGTSHRCEGWQSRADEETVDGLVKCDKWIRDNENGAEKSKAAWWLNRLMGRTKEVDIDWPFPFAENKLFVLTLSIGFEGYHVQVDGRHITSFPYHTGFAIEDATGLTLNGDIDVHSVFAASLPTSHPSFAPHKHLDFSGRWKAPPIPDKPAELFIGILSAGNHFPERMTMRKSWMQHDLIKSSKVVSRFFVALHARKDLNAEIKKEAEFFGDIVIVPYMDNYDLVVMKTVAICAYGARTLSANYIMKGDDDTFVRVDTIFMEAKKVPANTSLYMGNINYYHKPLRSGKWAVTYEEWPEEDYPPYANGPGYIISSDIANFVLSEFEKHKLRLFKMEDVSMGMWVEKFNSSRPVEYVHSLKFCQFGCIEEYYTAHYQSPRQMTCLWNKLRHQEKPMCCNMR, encoded by the exons ATGAAGAGAGCGACTTCAGAAGCGTTCTTTTCGCTGAGCAGGGGAAGATCAATTCTGATGTTGGTTGTGTTTGGGATATTGAATATACTTCTGGTGAGTTTTGAAGCGCCTTTTTTGTTCAACAATGGGTTTTCTTCGGTTTCGTTCGAAGGTTTCTCTAATAATGGTTATGGATTATTGAATCCCAACACTTTCGTGCTTGAAAGCGCGGAAAATTTGGAGGAAAAAGTGGCTCCCGTTCGCCCCCTTGATAATGTGCCTCAATTAGATAGACCCGAGAGGATAATTACCGACTTTACTCAGACTTTCGTTTCTGGCTTGAATTTTAGCGCTGCCAGGATTTCTGAGTCTGCGAGCGAAGCGTTTGAACTTGGCAGAAGGCTCTGGCAAGAACTCGAATTAATGGAAAAGAATAGTAGTTATGAAGGTTTTAGTTCTAATAACACTCCTACCAATAGTAGTGGCCTTAAGGGTGAGGATTGCCCTCTTTCAGTGACAATATCTGGCAaagaattttcgaaaaatgggAGAATGGCGGTGTTGCCGTGTGGGCTTACATTGGGATCACATATAACAGTGGTGGGGAAACCAAAAGTAGCCCACGAGGAGGCCAATACAAAGATTTCGGTGTTGAGGAAAGGACATGATGTGATGGTTTCGCAGTTTGTGATGGAGTTGCTAGGCCTTAAGACTGTGGAAGGGGAGGACCCCCCTAGGATCCTGCATTTCAATCCACGGTTGAAGGGGGATTGGAGTGGGAAGCCTGTCATTGAACAAAATACTCGTTATAGAATGCAGTGGGGTACATCACATAGGTGTGAAGGTTGGCAATCACGGGCTGATGAGGAGACAG TTGATGGGCTGGTGAAATGTGACAAATGGATTCGTGATAATGAGAATGGGGCAGAGAAATCAAAGGCAGCTTGGTGGTTAAATCGGTTAATGGGACGAACTAAAGAGGTGGATATTGATTGGCCGTTTCCTTTTGCTGAAAACAAACTCTTTGTTCTAACTCTTAGTATCGGCTTTGAGGGTTACCATGTCCAGGTTGATGGGAGGCATATCACTTCATTCCCGTATCACACA GGATTCGCCATCGAGGATGCCACTGGATTGACTTTGAATGGAGATATTGATGTTCATTCCGTTTTTGCTGCTTCCTTGCCCACCTCACACCCGAGTTTTGCTCCTCATAAACATCTTGATTTCTCTGGCAGATGGAAGGCCCCTCCTATTCCAGATAAGCCAGCAGAACTTTTCATCGGTATTCTTTCAGCAGGCAACCACTTTCCTGAACGTATGACGATGAGAAAGTCTTGGATGCAGCATGATTTGATCAAATCTTCAAAAGTTGTCTCTCGGTTCTTTGTTGCCCTG CATGCAAGAAAGGATCTTAATGctgaaataaagaaagaagccGAGTTTTTTGGAGACATTGTAATAGTACCATACATGGACAACTATGATCTCGTGGTTATGAAAACTGTTGCTATTTGTGCATATGGA GCTCGGACTTTATCTGCTAATTATATCATGAAAGGCGATGATGATACATTTGTGAGAGTAGACACAATATTTATGGAAGCAAAAAAGGTGCCTGCAAACACTAGCTTGTATATGGGAAACATAAATTACTATCACAAGCCCCTTCGTAGTGGTAAATGGGCAGTTACATACGAG GAATGGCCAGAGGAGGATTATCCACCTTATGCCAACGGTCCAGGCTATATAATCTCATCAGATATCGCAAACTTCGTTCTTTCGGAATTCGAAAAACATAAATTGAGG TTGTTTAAAATGGAAGATGTTAGCATGGGAATGTGGGTCGAGAAATTCAATAGCTCAAGACCTGTGGAATACGTACATAGCTTAAAGTTTTGTCAATTTGGATGCATAGAAGAGTATTATACGGCTCATTACCAGTCTCCAAGGCAGATGACTTGTCTTTGGAACAAACTAAGACATCAAGAAAAGCCTATGTGTTGCAACATGAGATGA
- the LOC140829336 gene encoding AAA-ATPase At3g28580-like encodes MNPTKITPETWGNFGSAVLTFVFFWDLIRRYCPPELRQFFERSSRRISGFFNPTIQISIHEYIGSHMKPHEAYGIVEAYLSISSSKDAKNLKAEMAKENETELVLSMDENEKTTDEFNGVQVVWILGKVPSPPQTTSFPYYREPEKRYYKLKFHRRYKKLITESYLEHVIKTGKDRIQARSRQRRLYTNGHSKSYWSHIAFEHPATFETLAMEKEKKEDIIEDLLSFTKSRDFYKRIGKAWKRGYLLYGPPGTGKSTMIAAMANFLDYDVYDFELTSVKNNTELRKLLAETTSRSIIVIEDIDCSLDLTGERKKKMEKSGETDTEITKKPSSRRDREAESGSQVTLSGLLNFIDGLWSSCAGERLIVFTTNHVEKLDPALTRRGRMDKHIEFSYCKFEGFKVLAKNYLNLEEHPVFGSIQELMEKVKITPADVAEILMPKSAKEGPEECLQSLIHALEELQAKETNNVAAAAARENHEELVIELSRMDSQGSRN; translated from the coding sequence ATGAATCCGACCAAAATAACGCCGGAGACTTGGGGAAACTTTGGATCGGCGGTCCTAACGTTTGTCTTTTTCTGGGACCTGATCCGAAGATACTGTCCCCCGGAGCTCCGGCAGTTCTTCGAGAGAAGTAGCCGCAGAATCTCTGGATTCTTTAATCCTACCATTCAAATTTCCATCCACGAATACATAGGCAGCCATATGAAACCTCACGAAGCCTACGGCATAGTTGAGGCCTATCTTAGTATCAGTTCATCCAAAGATGCTAAAAACCTCAAAGCAGAGATGGCTAAAGAGAATGAAACTGAGCTAGTTTTAAGCATggatgaaaatgagaaaactacTGATGAGTTTAATGGAGTTCAAGTGGTGTGGATTTTGGGTAAAGTTCCGAGTCCTCCACAGACAACCTCTTTTCCTTACTACCGGGAGCCGGAGAAGAGATATTACAAGCTTAAATTCCACAGACGATACAAGAAATTGATAACCGAGTCGTATTTGGAGCATGTCATCAAGACAGGAAAGGATCGTATCCAAGCAAGAAGCAGGCAGAGGAGGCTGTACACAAATGGCCATAGTAAGTCGTATTGGAGTCATATTGCGTTCGAGCATCCGGCTACGTTTGAGACTCTTGCGATGGAGAAGGAGAAAAAGGAGGATATCATCGAGGATCTTTTGAGTTTTACCAAGAGTAGAGATTTCTATAAAAGGATCGGGAAGGCCTGGAAAAGGGGTTATTTACTGTATGGCCCGCCTGGAACTGGGAAATCAACGATGATTGCTGCGATGGCGAATTTCCTGGATTACGACGTTTACGATTTTGAGCTTACATCAGTGAAAAATAACACTGAGCTGAGAAAGCTTCTGGCGGAGACGACGAGTAGGTCTATCATAGTGATCGAAGATATAGACTGCTCGCTGGATTTAACAGGCGAAAGGaagaagaaaatggagaaatCTGGTGAAACAGATACCGAAATAACCAAGAAACCGAGTTCTCGTAGAGACAGAGAAGCTGAGAGTGGCAGCCAAGTCACCCTATCCGGGCTGCTGAACTTTATAGATGGACTGTGGTCATCCTGTGCAGGGGAGAGACTAATCGTGTTCACAACCAACCATGTAGAGAAGCTTGATCCGGCTCTCACAAGACGGGGTCGAATGGACAAGCATATCGAGTTTTCCTACTGTAAATTCGAGGGATTCAAGGTTCTTGCAAAGAATTACCTGAATCTCGAAGAGCATCCAGTGTTCGGATCCATTCAGGAGTTGATGGAGAAGGTTAAGATCACGCCGGCGGATGTCGCCGAGATTCTGATGCCAAAGTCTGCAAAGGAAGGCCCGGAGGAATGCCTTCAAAGTCTGATTCACGCTCTCGAAGAACTACAGGCAAAAGAGACCAACAATGTAGCTGCCGCAGCTGCACGAGAGAATCATGAAGAACTTGTCATAGAGTTGAGTAGAATGGATTCCCAAGGATCAAGAAACTAG